A genomic region of Trichothermofontia sichuanensis B231 contains the following coding sequences:
- a CDS encoding sensor histidine kinase: MLTVPLLLLIVILITAIEWFVLQADRATIKAVLMQWQVAEAEQIAIAIEQTRVVNIRSPLLVINLGAVVGIGTLAMWLSYQLAQPLRYLSQVSQAALAGRKEIHYSPSPIAEIDTLSQSCAQMVQQLLQSFAQMQVVLKQSEAQFSTIFWASPDAIHIIRLQDLQIIEANTSYLHLLGYTREELIGQRVDQPNLWLDASQRQQILADLQVKKSIKNREVYYRTKFNEQRVALLSAQLITIEGEPCILCISKDITDRKRTEQQLAQKEQEFRILLEHLPDIIARLSPCQEIERKGQYQFLYVNPKVEEILSIPVMQFIQRTSEDLSFPNDFIQLWNATLDTVFATGQEQYLVYAPIYQGEQQYWSVQVVPEFDATGCVRTALVVARDITNLKQAEIALRQSEERLRHILENMPVMLNAFDENWQLIFWNRECEEVTGYRAEELLYNPDAFVWLYPDKTYRETMVSRWRERGNYYRNWEWEVTCKDGTKKIIAWSNLSDQFPLQGWASWGIGVDVSDRKRAEQALQQRIEHERLITTITQHIRQSLELPQILNTAVTEIQRFFQTDRALIYQITPDERLTVIAEAVMPTGEALLDQTFPLAILPAVELARFHQGEVQVILDTQAPDLNLSPIWLEAIERWSVRSKVIVPLLIPATVAQASDHLWGLLVVHQCTHTRQWQPTEVELLTQLAAQVAIAIQQSELYQQVQQFNAALEAEVQERTRQLQQAFEFEATLKHITDQVRDHLDEKQILQTAVEALARALGAKGCNAALYDLEAQTSTIKYEYTTFSQPFRNYMMRMENFAIGYQQLLAGQYFQFCSLLPYPHRGRVAALACPMQNDQGVLGDIWVINAPDYGFSEQEIRLVQQVANQCAIALRQARLYQASLAQVQELERLNQLKDDFLSTVSHELRTPLSNMNSALHMLQLFLQQPGLFSEQAETLRIKPDRAFQYLEVMRSQYQQELGLVNDLLDLSRLEAGTELPTLVTVKLDQCLPAWVNAFQERANNQQQTLSLSLGATLPPFLSDPLILERTISELIHNACKYTPPGGTITVEAGATMAVIQISVTNTGSEIPVAELPYIFDKFYRVPSGDRWKHGGTGLGLTLVKRRVELLRGSITVSSRAMRTCFTVEFPLG; this comes from the coding sequence GTGCTAACGGTACCGTTGCTGTTGCTGATTGTTATCCTGATTACGGCCATCGAGTGGTTCGTTTTACAGGCTGACCGTGCGACGATCAAGGCAGTCTTGATGCAGTGGCAGGTGGCGGAAGCAGAGCAGATAGCCATTGCGATCGAGCAGACGCGAGTGGTCAATATTCGTTCTCCCCTCTTGGTAATCAATCTGGGGGCGGTAGTGGGGATAGGGACGTTGGCAATGTGGTTAAGTTATCAGCTAGCCCAGCCATTGCGTTATCTGAGTCAGGTGAGTCAGGCGGCGTTAGCGGGAAGAAAGGAGATTCATTATTCCCCCAGTCCGATCGCAGAAATCGATACCCTCAGTCAATCCTGTGCCCAGATGGTCCAACAACTCCTGCAGTCTTTTGCACAAATGCAGGTTGTCCTCAAGCAATCAGAGGCTCAGTTCTCCACAATTTTTTGGGCTAGCCCGGATGCGATCCACATTATCCGGCTACAGGATCTGCAAATTATTGAGGCCAATACTTCCTACTTACACCTGTTGGGCTATACCCGCGAGGAACTGATTGGACAACGGGTCGATCAGCCCAATCTCTGGCTTGATGCCAGTCAACGCCAGCAAATATTAGCCGATCTCCAGGTTAAAAAAAGTATCAAAAATCGTGAGGTTTATTATCGCACAAAATTTAATGAACAAAGGGTGGCACTTCTCTCAGCACAATTAATTACTATTGAAGGTGAACCCTGTATCTTATGTATTAGTAAAGATATTACCGATCGTAAACGAACCGAACAGCAACTTGCCCAAAAAGAGCAAGAGTTTCGGATATTACTCGAACATCTTCCTGATATTATTGCTCGACTTTCGCCCTGTCAGGAAATTGAAAGAAAAGGTCAATATCAATTCCTATATGTTAATCCTAAAGTTGAAGAAATTTTATCAATACCGGTCATGCAGTTTATCCAGAGAACTAGCGAAGATTTATCATTCCCAAACGATTTTATTCAACTCTGGAATGCAACTCTCGATACGGTTTTTGCAACCGGACAAGAGCAATATTTAGTCTATGCGCCAATCTATCAGGGTGAGCAGCAATACTGGTCAGTGCAGGTGGTCCCGGAGTTTGATGCCACAGGATGTGTCAGAACAGCACTGGTTGTAGCCCGCGATATTACCAACCTTAAGCAAGCGGAAATTGCCCTCCGCCAGAGTGAGGAGCGGTTACGCCACATTCTGGAAAATATGCCCGTAATGCTAAATGCATTCGATGAAAATTGGCAACTCATTTTCTGGAATCGGGAGTGTGAGGAAGTGACGGGCTACCGGGCGGAGGAACTACTCTATAATCCCGATGCTTTTGTCTGGTTATATCCAGATAAGACCTACCGTGAAACGATGGTATCGCGCTGGCGAGAACGAGGGAACTACTATCGCAACTGGGAGTGGGAGGTTACCTGTAAGGATGGGACCAAGAAGATCATTGCTTGGTCAAATCTTTCCGATCAGTTTCCACTTCAAGGCTGGGCAAGCTGGGGCATTGGCGTTGACGTTAGCGATCGCAAACGGGCAGAACAAGCACTGCAGCAGCGGATTGAGCATGAACGCCTGATAACCACGATAACCCAGCATATTCGCCAGTCCCTAGAACTGCCCCAAATTCTGAATACGGCGGTGACTGAAATTCAGCGGTTCTTCCAGACCGATCGCGCCCTAATTTATCAAATAACCCCTGACGAGCGGCTGACTGTCATTGCCGAGGCAGTTATGCCCACAGGAGAGGCATTGCTGGACCAGACATTCCCCCTGGCTATTCTGCCAGCGGTGGAGCTAGCCCGCTTTCACCAGGGAGAGGTGCAGGTTATTCTAGATACCCAAGCCCCCGATCTTAATCTGAGTCCAATTTGGCTGGAGGCGATTGAACGGTGGTCGGTTCGGAGTAAGGTCATTGTTCCCTTACTCATACCGGCAACTGTCGCTCAGGCATCGGATCATCTCTGGGGACTGTTAGTTGTTCATCAATGTACCCATACCCGGCAATGGCAACCGACAGAAGTTGAACTGTTAACACAGTTAGCAGCCCAAGTAGCGATCGCTATTCAACAGTCTGAACTCTATCAACAGGTGCAACAGTTTAACGCTGCTCTAGAAGCTGAGGTTCAGGAACGCACGCGTCAGTTGCAGCAGGCTTTTGAATTTGAAGCCACCCTCAAGCATATTACAGATCAGGTGCGTGATCACCTGGATGAAAAACAAATTCTCCAGACAGCGGTAGAGGCGCTGGCCCGTGCATTAGGAGCGAAGGGATGTAATGCAGCTCTTTACGATCTGGAGGCGCAAACTTCGACAATTAAATATGAGTACACTACCTTTAGCCAGCCGTTCCGCAACTACATGATGCGTATGGAAAATTTTGCGATCGGTTATCAACAACTGCTGGCGGGGCAGTACTTCCAATTCTGTAGTCTACTGCCCTATCCCCACCGAGGACGGGTTGCTGCCCTCGCCTGCCCGATGCAAAATGATCAGGGGGTTTTAGGAGATATTTGGGTTATTAATGCACCTGATTACGGGTTTAGCGAACAAGAGATCCGTCTCGTGCAGCAGGTGGCAAATCAGTGCGCGATCGCCCTGCGCCAGGCACGACTTTACCAGGCATCCCTCGCTCAAGTGCAGGAGTTGGAACGCCTGAACCAACTAAAGGATGACTTTTTGAGTACGGTTTCCCATGAGTTACGCACGCCCTTATCCAATATGAACAGTGCCCTGCACATGTTGCAGTTATTTTTGCAGCAGCCAGGGTTATTCAGTGAACAAGCCGAGACCTTACGGATTAAGCCCGATCGCGCTTTCCAGTATTTAGAAGTGATGCGATCGCAATATCAACAAGAATTAGGCTTAGTGAATGACCTCTTGGATCTTTCGCGACTAGAAGCGGGAACGGAATTGCCTACTTTGGTCACAGTTAAGCTAGACCAGTGTTTACCTGCGTGGGTGAATGCCTTTCAGGAGCGGGCCAATAACCAACAGCAAACCCTCAGCCTGAGCTTGGGGGCGACCTTACCCCCGTTTCTCTCCGATCCCCTCATACTAGAGCGCACAATCAGTGAATTAATCCATAATGCGTGTAAATATACGCCTCCCGGTGGCACAATCACCGTTGAAGCGGGGGCTACAATGGCAGTCATCCAGATTTCAGTCACTAACACCGGTAGTGAAATCCCCGTCGCCGAGTTGCCCTATATTTTCGATAAATTTTATCGGGTGCCGAGCGGCGATCGCTGGAAGCACGGCGGCACGGGGTTAGGTCTGACCCTGGTCAAACGCCGCGTTGAACTGTTAAGAGGATCCATTACCGTGAGCAGTCGAGCTATGCGGACCTGTTTCACGGTTGAGTTTCCCCTGGGGTAG
- a CDS encoding M48 family metallopeptidase, whose translation MPSYPGISSEAFRHPLDREAEQALRSLPGFEVAARKFMEFFLERPNYVYFMGNGIQVGPRQYASLYRLFRECVHDLDITPEPALFVMQNPMANAYALGQEQPSVILNTGVLDLLDDSELRMVLAHELGHVKCGHTTLNQMARWALEAAFFIGDLTFGISNIVSRGLVFAFYEWLRKAELSADRAALLVTDDLPLVLKTMMKLAGGSARRLHECSLEEFLRQADRYQDLDNDSLNQVYKLLLYNNVSQGTFLTHPFTVERVRYLQEWATSAEYKRIRAGDYPQAGAEGAVETEARPASEAEALRRQIEELQREIERQKRSREGE comes from the coding sequence ATGCCTAGCTATCCTGGCATTTCCAGTGAAGCCTTTCGCCATCCCCTCGATCGCGAGGCGGAGCAGGCCCTACGGAGTCTGCCCGGTTTTGAGGTGGCGGCGCGAAAGTTTATGGAATTTTTCCTGGAACGGCCCAATTATGTCTATTTCATGGGCAATGGCATCCAGGTGGGGCCGCGTCAGTATGCCAGTCTTTATCGCTTGTTTCGTGAGTGTGTCCATGATCTCGACATTACCCCGGAACCGGCCCTGTTTGTGATGCAAAACCCCATGGCCAATGCCTATGCTCTGGGGCAGGAACAACCGTCGGTAATTTTGAATACGGGTGTATTGGATTTGCTGGATGATAGCGAGTTGCGCATGGTGTTAGCCCATGAACTGGGCCATGTGAAATGTGGGCACACAACGTTGAATCAGATGGCCCGCTGGGCGTTGGAGGCAGCATTTTTTATTGGGGATTTGACCTTTGGGATTAGCAATATCGTCAGTCGAGGGTTGGTGTTTGCATTTTATGAGTGGTTACGCAAGGCGGAACTTTCAGCCGATCGCGCGGCCTTACTGGTGACGGATGATTTGCCCTTGGTGCTTAAGACGATGATGAAGCTAGCGGGGGGGAGTGCCCGTCGGTTGCATGAGTGCAGTTTGGAGGAGTTTCTGCGTCAGGCCGATCGCTACCAGGATTTAGATAATGACAGTCTGAACCAGGTCTATAAATTGCTGCTGTATAACAATGTGTCCCAGGGGACGTTTTTGACCCATCCGTTTACGGTGGAGCGGGTGCGCTATTTACAGGAGTGGGCCACTTCGGCAGAATACAAACGGATTCGCGCTGGGGACTATCCCCAGGCCGGAGCCGAGGGCGCCGTGGAGACAGAGGCCCGCCCAGCCAGCGAGGCGGAGGCCTTACGACGACAGATTGAGGAATTGCAGCGGGAAATTGAGCGGCAAAAGCGATCGCGCGAGGGGGAATAG
- a CDS encoding DUF2232 domain-containing protein has translation MSSSPNSRDLPLASSSDRVSDEEIPNAAPSPAEAATGPVPSSLAEPHLRAPAPLSLVETAFLASTASLIWLVNYYFPIGPLLRIFFPLPITLVYLRWGHRATWMATLVSGLLLSVLMGPTRSILFIVPFGLLGVLLGWLWRNAVNWWVAIALGTLLNTVGFFFRIWLVSLLLGDDLWAYSMVQIANLAEWIFTKLGILTQPDLWLIQVIAVAVVVINSVIYLFVVHLAAWLLLERLGSSIPAPPEWVQVLLDIEASE, from the coding sequence ATGTCTTCGTCGCCTAACAGCCGTGATCTGCCCTTGGCGTCGTCCAGCGATCGCGTGTCTGATGAGGAAATCCCCAACGCGGCTCCCTCGCCTGCGGAAGCCGCCACAGGACCTGTGCCCTCCTCCTTAGCTGAGCCTCACCTGAGAGCACCCGCCCCCCTGAGTCTGGTGGAAACGGCATTTTTGGCCAGTACGGCCAGCTTGATTTGGCTGGTTAACTATTATTTTCCGATCGGTCCGCTGTTACGGATCTTTTTTCCCCTGCCGATCACGCTGGTTTACCTGCGCTGGGGGCATCGGGCGACGTGGATGGCTACCCTGGTATCGGGGTTACTCTTGTCGGTGTTGATGGGACCGACGCGCAGTATTCTGTTTATCGTGCCTTTTGGGTTGCTGGGGGTTTTGTTGGGGTGGCTGTGGCGGAATGCGGTGAACTGGTGGGTGGCAATCGCCCTGGGTACGCTGCTCAATACCGTGGGCTTTTTCTTTCGCATCTGGCTGGTGTCGCTGCTGCTGGGGGATGACCTGTGGGCCTACTCAATGGTACAAATTGCTAACCTGGCGGAGTGGATCTTTACTAAGCTGGGGATATTAACCCAACCGGACCTTTGGCTGATCCAGGTGATTGCGGTGGCGGTGGTGGTGATCAATAGCGTGATTTACCTATTTGTCGTTCACTTGGCCGCCTGGTTGTTGCTGGAGCGCTTGGGCAGTTCGATCCCCGCCCCACCGGAGTGGGTGCAGGTCTTGTTGGATATCGAGGCGAGTGAGTAA
- a CDS encoding Crp/Fnr family transcriptional regulator has product MEDRHVSRSHRANEEQLRHSTFFQGLPAEIVEKATAHVVVRSHPANQILLLENDWGSSVYFILDGWVKIRTYNLEGKEVTLNILGKGEIFGEMAPLDSVPRSTDVITLAPTVIANVPAQDFVQMLQTEPQAAIRLAQLMARRLRQVNRRLRLRESDSTSRVADILLFLADGQGQTSEKGVMIPNLPHRELSSLSGLARETVTRVLSKLEKKGLIQRERDVLCIPDTDALDRLLLS; this is encoded by the coding sequence ATGGAAGATCGGCACGTCTCTCGCAGTCATCGCGCCAATGAAGAACAGCTCCGTCATTCGACCTTTTTCCAGGGACTCCCTGCTGAGATTGTCGAGAAGGCCACGGCTCATGTGGTTGTGCGTAGCCATCCCGCCAATCAGATTTTGTTATTAGAAAATGACTGGGGCAGTTCGGTCTATTTCATCCTGGATGGGTGGGTCAAAATTCGGACCTATAACCTGGAAGGCAAGGAAGTCACCCTGAATATTTTGGGTAAGGGGGAAATTTTTGGCGAGATGGCTCCCCTGGATTCGGTGCCGCGATCGACGGACGTGATTACCTTGGCCCCCACAGTGATTGCTAATGTTCCTGCCCAGGATTTCGTGCAAATGCTGCAAACTGAACCCCAAGCTGCAATTCGTCTGGCTCAACTTATGGCTCGTCGGCTACGGCAGGTCAATCGTCGGCTGCGATTACGCGAGTCGGACAGTACCTCGCGGGTAGCGGATATTCTGCTATTTCTGGCGGATGGCCAGGGGCAAACCAGTGAGAAGGGGGTCATGATTCCCAACTTACCCCACCGGGAGCTGAGTAGTTTAAGTGGGCTGGCGCGGGAAACGGTAACGCGGGTCTTGAGTAAGCTAGAAAAAAAAGGGCTAATTCAACGCGAACGGGATGTCCTATGTATTCCCGATACCGATGCCCTCGATCGCCTGTTGCTCTCCTAA
- a CDS encoding acetate and sugar kinases/Hsc70/actin family protein gives MTSAVIPETIPASAGDPAAAYPSPTLPVTPTASPAGEELFSLSAFGQPSQQGIAPTDWYLGLDIGTTALSAVLCHRPTGAVYPLYWWVAATDPPSANPPWGIRESSSAENRVGSPQPPRLSWPPIPCFRLPNLAYLSAEQLTQPPQMPTAIGLLAQAAYPAPDYPDQPLSELLHTLEPHWSPGGGGFFLHDYLPLLDLTWPYYSPQSLRWEPQLQWSETQVLPLGWCQQTLQALIHSLLDPPGTEVLSIGRLRCAAVGLDSQTFQMALRHLTGVCVSGCIDHSDVYAYNVREAVLATGLVAQPEQIVLVEGPIAALLTELQGLQQTRRYADDGTTPLSQAGAWTWDGFTLVIEAGASHTDLLLSDLPDPLSTLTYQDFWLRGLDYGGHALDQDIFCQLLLPQLSVRPPEWQGLTIPVVGEPDRERRARLQQQLAHTPLGWVWLQFAQQIKGQLVQATRPQAVGPRAQGEIGPQTFTLGETVIHLSPQDLEIQIFLPYLRRLNRELNTLLSQAGVVPAQIRQVICTGGTGAIGAMTRWLRQKLPNATILQDTQPNLAQPSCSRVAYGLALVSLYPQVIATDRRIYSDSFLLLELLRTVPTEPMSLTQILVALARRGINVKVCRSRIQQLLAGHLPQGLGFDDRHRVWLSASSQQHPFYTTIATAPLFQAVGPDTYVLNGEQAQAWHGYLTQVLAGKHQRLDEPLVVSGLPSP, from the coding sequence ATGACGTCAGCAGTCATCCCTGAAACCATCCCTGCTTCTGCCGGTGACCCTGCGGCTGCTTACCCTTCGCCAACGCTGCCAGTGACCCCGACCGCTTCCCCCGCCGGTGAAGAACTCTTCAGCCTGTCCGCGTTCGGGCAGCCTTCCCAACAGGGAATTGCTCCAACCGATTGGTACTTGGGGCTGGATATTGGCACAACCGCCCTCTCCGCTGTGCTCTGTCATCGTCCCACCGGGGCCGTCTATCCCCTCTATTGGTGGGTGGCGGCTACCGATCCCCCTAGCGCCAATCCGCCTTGGGGCATTCGTGAGTCGTCGTCTGCGGAAAATCGGGTTGGGTCGCCCCAGCCGCCTCGCTTAAGCTGGCCCCCCATCCCGTGCTTCCGGTTACCCAATCTGGCCTACCTCAGCGCCGAACAACTGACACAGCCCCCCCAGATGCCCACTGCCATTGGCTTACTGGCCCAAGCAGCTTATCCCGCGCCAGACTACCCCGATCAGCCTTTGTCTGAGTTGCTCCATACCCTAGAACCCCATTGGTCCCCTGGAGGAGGGGGCTTTTTCCTGCATGACTACCTCCCACTTCTGGATCTCACTTGGCCCTACTATTCCCCCCAATCCCTACGCTGGGAACCCCAACTGCAATGGTCAGAAACTCAAGTTTTGCCTTTAGGGTGGTGTCAACAGACGCTACAGGCCCTTATTCATAGCTTGTTAGACCCCCCTGGGACGGAAGTGCTGTCGATAGGAAGGTTACGGTGTGCGGCGGTGGGGTTAGACAGTCAAACCTTCCAAATGGCCCTGCGTCACCTGACGGGCGTTTGTGTGAGTGGTTGTATTGACCACTCGGATGTCTATGCCTACAACGTGCGGGAAGCGGTTTTAGCAACGGGGTTAGTGGCACAGCCGGAGCAAATTGTGCTGGTTGAAGGCCCGATCGCGGCCCTGTTGACGGAATTACAAGGCTTACAACAAACGCGACGGTATGCGGACGATGGCACAACCCCCCTTTCCCAAGCGGGAGCTTGGACTTGGGACGGCTTTACCCTGGTCATTGAAGCGGGGGCGAGTCATACGGATTTACTCTTGAGTGACCTACCTGACCCTCTCTCAACCCTGACTTATCAAGATTTCTGGCTACGGGGGTTGGACTACGGCGGTCATGCCCTCGATCAGGATATTTTCTGCCAGTTGCTGTTACCCCAACTGTCGGTACGCCCCCCCGAATGGCAGGGGTTAACGATACCTGTGGTGGGTGAACCCGATCGGGAGCGGCGTGCCCGGTTACAACAGCAGCTTGCCCATACCCCTCTGGGCTGGGTTTGGTTGCAATTTGCGCAGCAGATTAAGGGCCAGTTGGTCCAGGCAACTAGGCCACAGGCGGTTGGGCCGCGTGCCCAAGGCGAGATTGGACCCCAAACCTTTACCCTAGGGGAAACGGTCATCCACCTCAGTCCCCAGGACCTGGAAATCCAGATCTTTCTGCCCTATTTGCGACGTCTGAATCGCGAGTTAAATACCCTCCTCAGCCAAGCAGGGGTCGTTCCTGCTCAAATCCGGCAGGTTATCTGTACCGGGGGAACAGGGGCGATCGGGGCCATGACCCGATGGCTGCGGCAAAAGCTACCGAATGCGACGATTCTTCAGGATACCCAGCCCAACCTCGCTCAACCCAGTTGTAGTCGCGTGGCCTATGGCCTAGCCCTAGTCTCACTCTACCCCCAGGTCATTGCTACCGATCGCCGCATCTATAGTGATAGCTTCCTACTGCTGGAATTGCTGCGCACGGTGCCGACTGAACCCATGTCCTTAACCCAAATCCTGGTGGCCTTGGCCCGTCGAGGGATTAATGTCAAGGTGTGTCGATCGCGCATCCAGCAGTTGCTCGCGGGCCACCTACCCCAGGGGCTGGGGTTCGACGATCGCCACCGCGTCTGGCTGAGTGCCAGTTCCCAGCAACACCCGTTTTACACCACGATCGCGACGGCTCCCCTCTTTCAAGCCGTTGGTCCTGACACCTACGTTTTGAACGGGGAGCAGGCCCAGGCTTGGCACGGTTACCTCACCCAAGTCCTTGCAGGTAAGCATCAGCGACTGGACGAACCGCTAGTCGTTAGTGGACTGCCTTCGCCGTGA
- a CDS encoding glycosyltransferase yields the protein MPEPSWSESHSYSVIDPTVADKLGESIATSGVTPMPEPRATAGPRSDRRRQKAAVLLTVVWGSTIALHSVSWGLWLVLGLTTLMGVHALRVLRLRPHVAPLPLDIDGSENCPYVSLLVAAKNEEAVIARLVESLCQLDYPRDRYELWIIDDNSDDQTPVILKQLAQQYSHLRIVRRGPGAGGGKSGALNQVWPQAAGEILAVFDADAQVPADLLRRVLPLFTQERIGAVQVRKAIANAQHNFWTRCQAAEMALDSCVQQQRIAIGGIGELRGNGQFIRREALESCGGFNEATITDDLDLTLHLHIQGWDIEFLNDVAVLEEGVTTAIGLWHQRNRWAEGGYQRYLDYWKPLIQNRLGPRKTYDLAMFWVMQYLLPTAAVPDLLMAYLRNCPPLLSPLVALAIGFSMLSMMMGLRRTQHRPLWVQGWQTLQANVYLMHWMLVIATMAMRISVRPKRLKWVKTIHHGEGSPLTTSGSSSR from the coding sequence ATGCCGGAGCCATCCTGGTCCGAAAGTCATTCCTACAGTGTGATTGACCCAACGGTAGCTGACAAGTTGGGGGAGTCGATAGCCACAAGCGGCGTTACGCCTATGCCGGAGCCAAGGGCAACGGCTGGCCCACGCTCGGATCGACGTCGCCAGAAAGCCGCCGTGCTCTTGACAGTGGTTTGGGGCAGTACGATCGCCCTCCATTCCGTCTCGTGGGGGCTGTGGTTGGTGTTGGGACTAACGACCCTAATGGGGGTTCATGCCTTGCGCGTGTTGCGGCTGCGGCCCCATGTGGCCCCTTTGCCCCTGGACATTGATGGGTCTGAGAATTGTCCCTACGTCTCGTTGCTCGTGGCGGCCAAGAATGAGGAGGCTGTGATTGCCCGACTGGTGGAATCTCTCTGCCAACTGGACTATCCTCGTGATCGCTATGAGCTGTGGATTATTGATGATAATAGCGATGATCAAACCCCCGTTATCTTGAAACAGTTGGCCCAACAGTATAGCCATTTGCGCATTGTTCGCCGGGGACCGGGTGCGGGCGGTGGCAAGTCGGGTGCCCTCAATCAGGTATGGCCCCAAGCAGCGGGTGAGATTTTAGCCGTGTTTGATGCGGATGCCCAGGTCCCGGCGGATCTCCTGCGACGGGTGTTGCCTTTGTTTACCCAGGAGCGGATCGGGGCTGTACAGGTCCGTAAGGCGATCGCCAATGCCCAGCATAACTTCTGGACTCGGTGTCAAGCAGCGGAAATGGCCCTGGATAGCTGCGTGCAACAACAGCGAATTGCGATTGGGGGGATTGGGGAACTGCGGGGTAATGGCCAATTCATTCGCCGGGAGGCATTGGAGTCCTGCGGTGGTTTTAATGAAGCGACGATTACGGATGATCTCGATTTGACCCTACACCTCCATATACAAGGTTGGGATATTGAGTTCCTGAATGATGTGGCGGTCCTGGAAGAAGGGGTGACCACGGCGATCGGGCTATGGCATCAACGCAATCGCTGGGCCGAGGGGGGTTACCAGCGTTACCTCGACTATTGGAAACCGCTCATTCAGAATCGACTTGGCCCGCGCAAAACCTACGATTTGGCGATGTTCTGGGTTATGCAGTACCTGCTGCCAACGGCAGCCGTGCCCGACCTTTTGATGGCCTACCTGCGGAACTGTCCGCCGCTGCTGAGTCCCTTGGTAGCCCTCGCGATCGGCTTTTCGATGCTCAGTATGATGATGGGGCTACGCCGCACGCAACACCGACCCCTCTGGGTTCAAGGCTGGCAAACGTTACAGGCCAATGTCTACCTGATGCATTGGATGCTGGTGATCGCCACGATGGCCATGCGCATTTCGGTGCGACCGAAACGACTGAAGTGGGTTAAGACCATCCATCACGGCGAAGGCAGTCCACTAACGACTAGCGGTTCGTCCAGTCGCTGA
- the ebsA gene encoding type IV pilus biogenesis protein EbsA — MPINQPKAAAPEKVMIYQPYYQGSRRNALPYAISLYQEGSLEGERRIEGGESIPFIASWEVTSLPLQMTRCRVQFDGKADLSYQTSMKSHELIDFLIDAFVHYRRNQVADFPPAFYRKLLNMEA, encoded by the coding sequence ATGCCCATTAATCAACCCAAGGCCGCAGCACCCGAAAAGGTCATGATCTACCAACCCTACTATCAGGGAAGTCGGCGCAATGCCCTTCCCTATGCCATCAGCCTTTACCAAGAAGGGTCACTAGAAGGCGAGCGGCGCATTGAGGGAGGAGAGAGTATCCCCTTTATTGCTTCCTGGGAAGTGACCTCCCTACCGCTACAGATGACCCGTTGTCGGGTGCAATTTGATGGTAAGGCTGATCTCAGTTACCAAACGTCGATGAAGAGCCATGAACTGATTGATTTTCTGATTGATGCCTTTGTCCATTATCGCCGTAACCAGGTGGCTGACTTTCCCCCGGCCTTTTATCGCAAGCTACTGAATATGGAGGCTTAG
- a CDS encoding phosphotransacetylase family protein has protein sequence MPSVTPYLLVGSTETYSGKSATILGLAHQLTARGMDIAYGKPLGTCLSPTDAGVDEDMAFVVESLALAANRLYPPVAFQDTPTLTQQMQASVALPYGQQLRAHFTPQGEDLILLEGPSGISTEGRLLGLSLGQIAACLDANVLLVTRCGSLRVVDALLYARDILGDRLVGVVLNDIAPDFMTQVQQVLAPFLDAQGVTVLGALPSHPLLRSVSVAELVRQLQAEVLCRPDRLGLMVEMLKIGAMNVNSALEYFRKGHNMAVVTGSDRADIQLAALETATQCLILTGHLPPPAEVLARAEELEIPILSVQLDTLTTVEIINRTFRQTRLNEPAKVQCIREMMERYFDCERLLAKIKARP, from the coding sequence GTGCCGAGCGTAACACCGTATTTACTTGTGGGGTCAACGGAAACGTATAGTGGCAAGTCTGCGACTATTTTAGGACTGGCCCATCAACTGACGGCCCGGGGGATGGATATTGCCTATGGCAAGCCCTTGGGCACCTGTCTGAGTCCCACCGATGCCGGGGTGGACGAGGATATGGCGTTCGTGGTTGAGTCCCTGGCACTGGCGGCCAATCGGCTCTACCCGCCGGTCGCTTTTCAGGATACCCCCACCCTAACTCAGCAAATGCAGGCCAGCGTTGCCCTTCCCTATGGGCAGCAGCTCAGAGCACACTTTACGCCTCAAGGGGAGGATTTGATCTTGCTGGAGGGACCGTCTGGGATTTCAACGGAAGGGCGACTGCTGGGGCTGTCCCTGGGCCAGATAGCAGCCTGTTTGGATGCCAATGTCCTTTTGGTCACGCGCTGTGGTTCGCTGCGGGTTGTGGACGCTTTGCTCTATGCCCGTGATATTCTGGGCGATCGCCTGGTTGGGGTGGTTTTGAACGATATTGCCCCAGACTTCATGACCCAAGTCCAGCAGGTCCTCGCCCCTTTTCTTGACGCTCAGGGGGTTACGGTATTGGGGGCCTTACCCAGTCATCCCCTCCTGCGCAGTGTGAGTGTAGCAGAACTGGTTCGACAGTTGCAGGCAGAGGTCCTGTGTCGTCCCGATCGCCTCGGTCTAATGGTTGAGATGCTGAAAATTGGGGCAATGAATGTCAATTCGGCCCTGGAATATTTTCGCAAGGGGCACAATATGGCGGTAGTTACGGGCAGTGATCGCGCTGATATTCAACTGGCGGCCCTGGAGACTGCTACCCAATGTCTGATTTTGACCGGGCACCTGCCGCCCCCGGCAGAAGTGCTGGCACGGGCTGAAGAGTTAGAAATTCCGATTCTCTCGGTGCAGTTGGATACGCTGACGACGGTGGAAATTATCAACCGCACCTTCCGGCAAACCCGCCTGAATGAGCCGGCGAAGGTGCAGTGCATTCGCGAGATGATGGAGCGGTATTTTGATTGCGAGCGGCTGCTGGCCAAAATTAAGGCCCGTCCTTAG